In a genomic window of Babylonia areolata isolate BAREFJ2019XMU chromosome 3, ASM4173473v1, whole genome shotgun sequence:
- the LOC143280452 gene encoding uncharacterized protein LOC143280452, which yields MLAGRCLATKWVEENTGSVKLRAKVCQPVPDEHLRSMLGEGYDPSRMRNEDPGPHPQAGKRSGDLSSSSSSAPEMEEAAFDPYYMEDDPGAGEYVNEDFVDIVTEDGAEEDWFRREEVQEEEEEEGGVQVEEKDFAAEERRFYPKKRVGSVDSRPQSDQPRSRPRFQSRSRERERQAGTDQPYLYMKRRRRATSGDGDGPGSGSGGSDSGVKKDKKSRDSLLPLRLLLSGRNRKLRRKLKKVFRKKTKKLGKKPPPWTCKMTKRWGRLPEGYFPRYLLDARCDTDKCFYRLYDCVPQKYRIKVLKRDPDYCNPLPASVANTTYEQKWTVVRYYVTVGCNCQTADPLHRARSGRRRNS from the coding sequence ATGCTGGCGGGCCGCTGCCTGGCCACCAAGTGGGTGGAGGAGAACACGGGGTCGGTCAAGCTGCGGGCCAAGGTCTGCCAGCCCGTGCCCGACGAGCATCTGCGCTCCATGCTGGGCGAGGGCTACGACCCCAGCCGAATGAGGAACGAGGACCCCGGCCCACACCCCCAGGCCGGAAAGCGCTCCGGagacctttcctcctcttcctcctcggcCCCGGAGATGGAGGAGGCGGCCTTTGATCCCTACTACATGGAGGACGACCCGGGGGCCGGGGAATACGTCAACGAGGACTTTGTGGACATTGTGACGGAGGACGGGGCGGAGGAGGACTGGTTCCGCagggaggaggtgcaggaggaggaggaggaggaggggggcgtgcaggtggaggagaaggactTTGCCGCGGAGGAGCGGAGGTTTTATCCCAAAAAGCGCGTCGGGAGCGTCGACTCCCGCCCGCAGTCGGACCAGCCTAGGTCCAGGCCCCGGTTCCAGTCCCGGTCCCGGGAACGGGAGCGGCAGGCGGGCACCGACCAGCCCTACCTCTACATGAAACGCCGGCGGCGCGCCACGAGCGGCGATGGAGACGGGCCCGGTTCGGGTTCTGGCGGGTCGGACAGTGGTgtgaagaaggacaagaagagcaGAGACTCCCTGCTGCCCCTCAGGCTGCTGCTGAGCGGGCGGAACCGGAAACTGCGGCGGAAGTTGAAGAAGGTGTTCAGGAAAAAGACCAAAAAGCTGGGCAAGAAGCCGCCCCCCTGGACCTGCAAGATGACCAAGAGGTGGGGCCGCCTGCCGGAAGGCTACTTCCCGCGCTACCTCCTGGACGCCCGCTGTGACACGGACAAATGCTTTTACAGACTGTATGACTGCGTGCCCCAAAAGTACCGCATCAAGGTGCTGAAGCGGGACCCGGACTACTGCAATCCGCTGCCCGCCTCGGTGGCCAACACCACGTACGAACAGAAGTGGACCGTGGTCCGGTACTACGTCACGGTGGGCTGCAACTGTCAGACCGCCGACCCTCTGCACAGGGCGCGCTCAGGGCGGCGGAGGAACTCGTAG